From a single Sander vitreus isolate 19-12246 chromosome 4, sanVit1, whole genome shotgun sequence genomic region:
- the LOC144516625 gene encoding phosphatidate phosphatase LPIN2 isoform X1, which translates to MAEGRSREHSLVGKGHLHPSLWSQTMNIVGQFAETVFVTVKELYRGLNPATLTGGIDVIVVRQPDGSFQCSPFHVRFGKLGVLRSKEKIVDIEINGESVDLHMKLGDNGEAFFVEENENKESQVPAHLCTSPIPLEAPEVIEETPEGSSITGSGARRKKRRRKRMRSDTHLREEASSSSDEREREKEWERESDQAGQESPAKEELVTPLQLSKSVYYSLSEEPNEMLGATQTRGTHPHSDGEQSPMESSVFYSRPSSPKSDSELLVRPQESSGPQMQWNWGGFPMLCQSERTPVELQHISPSDSSHFRTIKRQDSFDKDYEPVISCGRVGSVTVVRPQPRTHSPDLGSNTMQTTPLYIEENSYTTHSTPTDLSKSSVEINVDSTQALEFTFGEEENRESSSYSANLINGTDSLASKESTISVVHNSTVTDSVTKPNNAQIKLINESKDCTVTATSPSSTELSNPQQQGALSVQSEQGSTSSAPVSEGDTGIDPCAEVGEEDSGPGGTEGSAGGSLTNKTEGLANPSEASSKVEQQDKKKGKRNHHLGPTDIYLDDLTTLDPEVAALYFPKSETEGASQHGAEQGSCSGSQSPQSVGSGTMDSGTEYLSDSTSYNMDVSMSLCGQEGDTSQITKEKFMEHIVTYQDFANNPGIIEDPSLVICINSNYYNWAVAAPMVLSMTTFQKSLPKSTIERLVKDKMPKRSGRWWFWRRRDMDNNQQKNLKEEQEEPLAILSSTVIATLDDIDSDEVAGLGRKAMITSSLSAETLSATQCITQMYRKSLRLTSNQIEQLNLREGANKVVFSVTTQYQGTCRCEAAIYLWKWDDRVIISDIDGTITKSDALGHILPQFGKDWTHKGIAKLYHKIHQNGYKFLYCSARAIGMAAITKDYLQWVNDKGIVLPQGPVLLAPSSLFSALHREVIEKKPEVFKIACLSDIKDLFNPQRKPFYAAFGNRTNDAYAYKQVGVPDTRLFTVNPKGELIQERSKVNKSSYSLLSELVEHFFPMLSVEGSTSSALDCPEYSSFSYWKEPLPELDLDALL; encoded by the exons ATGGCAGAAGGGAGGTCAAGGGAACACAGCCTGGTTGGGAAGGGACATCTGCATCCTTCACTCTGG TCCCAAACCATGAATATTGTGGGCCAGTTTGCGGAGACGGTGTTTGTGACGGTGAAGGAGCTGTACCGTGGACTTAACCCCGCCACTCTCACCGGAGGGATCGATGTCATTGTGGTGCGACAGCCTGATGGATCATTCCAGTGTTCCCCCTTTCACGTCCGCTTTGGCAAGCTGGGTGTGCTGCGTTCCAAGGAGAAGATT GTGGACATTGAGATCAATGGAGAATCAGTTGACCTGCACATGAAGCTCGGTGACAATGGAGAAGCTTTTTTTGTGgaggaaaatgaaaacaaggag TCCCAGGTCCCAGCCCATCTGTGCACTTCCCCAATTCCTCTTGAGGCCCCTGAGGTGATCGAAGAAACCCCTGAGGGATCCTCCATCACCGGATCTGGCGCCCGCAGGAAGAAACGCCGCCGCAAACGCATGCGTTCTGATACTCACCTGAGAGAAGAGGCCAGCTCCTCATcagatgagagagaaagagagaaggagtgggagagagaaagtgatcAGGCCGGACAGGAAAGTCCTGCTAAAGAAGAGCTCGTCACACCACTGCAACTCAG TAAATCAGTGTACTACTCGCTATCTGAGGAGCCAAATGAGATGCTGGGGGCCACACAGACCAGAGGCACTCATCCACACTCGGATGGAGAGCAGTCACCGATGGAAAG CAGTGTGTTCTACAGCCGGCCATCCTCTCCTAAGAGCGACTCCGAGCTCCTGGTTAGACCCCAAGAGTCGTCTGGGCCTCAGATGCAGTGGAACTGGGGAGGTTTTCCCATG CTGTGTCAATCTGAAAGGACACCAGTGGAGTTACAACATATCTCCCCTTCTGACAGTTCTCATTTCCGCACCATTAAGAGACAGGACTCATTTGACAAGGACTATGAGCCTGTGATCAGCTGTGGCAGAGTGGGCAGTGTAACAGTGGTCCGGCCACAGCCCAGGACTCATTCCCCAGACCTAGGTAGCAACACTATGCAAACCACCCCATTATATATCGAGGAAAACTCTTACACTACCCATTCAACCCCCACTGACCTCTCCAAGTCTTCAGTGGAGATTAATGTGGACTCAACACAGGCACTTGAATTCACATTCGGGGAAGAGGAGAACAGAGAATCCTCTTCGTATTCAGCTAATCTAATTAACGGTACAGATTCTCTTGCTAGCAAAGAAAGCACGATCAGTGTTGTTCATAATAGcactgtgactgacagtgtGACCAAACCAAACAACGCACAAATAAAACTCATTAATGAGAGCAAAGACTGCACAGTCACTGCAACAAGTCCAAGTAGTACAGAGTTATCAAATCCACAACAGCAGGGTGCCTTATCGGTGCAAAGTGAACAGGGTTCCACCAGTAGTGCCCCTGTCAGCGAGGGGGACACTGGGATAGATCCATGTGCTGAGGTAGGGGAGGAGGACAGTggacctggagggactgaaggGTCAGCAGGAGGCTCACTAACCAACAAAACAGAGGGGTTAGCAAACCCTTCTGAGGCATCCTCCAAAGTAGAGCAACAGGACAAGAAGAAAG GTAAACGTAATCACCATCTAGGACCAACAGATATTTACTTAGATGATCTGACCACGTTGGACCCTGAGGTGGCTGCACTCTACTTCCCCAAGAG TGAGACAGAGGGAGCTTCTCAGCACGGGGCAGAGCAGGGCTCCTGCTCAGGGAGCCAGTCGCCTCAGTCAGTGGGCAGCGGGACCATGGACAGCGGTACAGAGTACCTGTCAGATTCCACCTCCTACAACATGGACGTCAGCATGTCCCTCTGCGGACAAGAAGGCGACACAAGCCAAATCACTAAAG AAAAGTTTATGGAGCACATTGTGACATACCAGGATTTTGCCAACAATCCAGGAATCATTGAGGATCCAAGCCTTGTGATCTGCATCAACTCCAA CTATTATAATTGGGCAGTGGCTGCTCCAATGGTCTTGTCAATGACAACGTTCCAGAAAAGCCTTCCCAAG AGTACGATAGAGCGGCTGGTGAAGGACAAGATGCCCAAAAGGTCTGGACGCTGGTGGTTCTGGAGGAGAAGAGACATGGACAATAACCAG CAAAAGAACTTAAAGGAGGAGCAAGAGGAGCCGCTGGCAATTTTGTCTTCCACAGTAAT AGCCACATTGGATGACATCGACAGTGATGAAGTGGCGGGCCTCGGCCGAAAAGCCATGATTACTTCCAGCCTATCAGCAGAAACCCTCAGCGCCACTCAGTGTATCACCCAGATGTACCGCAAATCACTACGTCTGACCTCTAATCAGATa GAGCAGTTAAACCTGCGTGAGGGAGCCAACAAGGTGGTGTTCAGTGTGACCACACAATACCAAGGCACCTGCCGCTGTGAGGCTGCCATCTACCTGTGGAAGTGGGACGATCGCGTCATCATATCAGACATAGACGGCACCATCACTAA gTCTGATGCTCTGGGTCACATTCTACCTCAGTTTGGAAAAGACTGGACACACAAAGGCATCGCCAAACTCTACCACAAAATACACCA AAATGGCTATAAGTTTCTGTATTGTTCAGCACGGGCCATAGGTATGGCTGCCATCACTAAGGACTACCTTCAGTGGGTCAATGACAAAGGTATTGTCCTCCCTCAAGGCCCTGTACTGTTGGCCCCAAGCAGCCTCTTTTCAGCACTACACAG AGAGGTTATTGAGAAGAAGCCGGAGGTGTTTAAAATTGCCTGTCTCAGTGACATCAAGGACCTGTTCAACCCACAGAGAAAGCCCTTCTACGCGGCCTTTGGCAACAGGACTAAC GATGCTTATGCCTACAAGCAGGTTGGGGTGCCTGATACCAGGTTATTTACCGTCAACCCAAAAGGAGAGCTCATCCAGGAGAGGAGTAAAGTCAACAAGTCCTC gtaCAGCCTCCTCAGTGAATTGGTGGAACATTTCTTCCCCATGCTCTCTGTTGAGGGCAGCACATCCTCTGCTTTGGACTGTCCTGAGTACAGCAGTTTCTCCTATTGGAAGGAGCCTCTGCCAGAACTGGATCTAGATGCACTACTgtag
- the LOC144516625 gene encoding phosphatidate phosphatase LPIN2 isoform X4 → MNIVGQFAETVFVTVKELYRGLNPATLTGGIDVIVVRQPDGSFQCSPFHVRFGKLGVLRSKEKIVDIEINGESVDLHMKLGDNGEAFFVEENENKESQVPAHLCTSPIPLEAPEVIEETPEGSSITGSGARRKKRRRKRMRSDTHLREEASSSSDEREREKEWERESDQAGQESPAKEELVTPLQLSKSVYYSLSEEPNEMLGATQTRGTHPHSDGEQSPMESSVFYSRPSSPKSDSELLVRPQESSGPQMQWNWGGFPMLCQSERTPVELQHISPSDSSHFRTIKRQDSFDKDYEPVISCGRVGSVTVVRPQPRTHSPDLGSNTMQTTPLYIEENSYTTHSTPTDLSKSSVEINVDSTQALEFTFGEEENRESSSYSANLINGTDSLASKESTISVVHNSTVTDSVTKPNNAQIKLINESKDCTVTATSPSSTELSNPQQQGALSVQSEQGSTSSAPVSEGDTGIDPCAEVGEEDSGPGGTEGSAGGSLTNKTEGLANPSEASSKVEQQDKKKGKRNHHLGPTDIYLDDLTTLDPEVAALYFPKSETEGASQHGAEQGSCSGSQSPQSVGSGTMDSGTEYLSDSTSYNMDVSMSLCGQEGDTSQITKEKFMEHIVTYQDFANNPGIIEDPSLVICINSNYYNWAVAAPMVLSMTTFQKSLPKSTIERLVKDKMPKRSGRWWFWRRRDMDNNQQKNLKEEQEEPLAILSSTVIATLDDIDSDEVAGLGRKAMITSSLSAETLSATQCITQMYRKSLRLTSNQIEQLNLREGANKVVFSVTTQYQGTCRCEAAIYLWKWDDRVIISDIDGTITKSDALGHILPQFGKDWTHKGIAKLYHKIHQNGYKFLYCSARAIGMAAITKDYLQWVNDKGIVLPQGPVLLAPSSLFSALHREVIEKKPEVFKIACLSDIKDLFNPQRKPFYAAFGNRTNDAYAYKQVGVPDTRLFTVNPKGELIQERSKVNKSSYSLLSELVEHFFPMLSVEGSTSSALDCPEYSSFSYWKEPLPELDLDALL, encoded by the exons ATGAATATTGTGGGCCAGTTTGCGGAGACGGTGTTTGTGACGGTGAAGGAGCTGTACCGTGGACTTAACCCCGCCACTCTCACCGGAGGGATCGATGTCATTGTGGTGCGACAGCCTGATGGATCATTCCAGTGTTCCCCCTTTCACGTCCGCTTTGGCAAGCTGGGTGTGCTGCGTTCCAAGGAGAAGATT GTGGACATTGAGATCAATGGAGAATCAGTTGACCTGCACATGAAGCTCGGTGACAATGGAGAAGCTTTTTTTGTGgaggaaaatgaaaacaaggag TCCCAGGTCCCAGCCCATCTGTGCACTTCCCCAATTCCTCTTGAGGCCCCTGAGGTGATCGAAGAAACCCCTGAGGGATCCTCCATCACCGGATCTGGCGCCCGCAGGAAGAAACGCCGCCGCAAACGCATGCGTTCTGATACTCACCTGAGAGAAGAGGCCAGCTCCTCATcagatgagagagaaagagagaaggagtgggagagagaaagtgatcAGGCCGGACAGGAAAGTCCTGCTAAAGAAGAGCTCGTCACACCACTGCAACTCAG TAAATCAGTGTACTACTCGCTATCTGAGGAGCCAAATGAGATGCTGGGGGCCACACAGACCAGAGGCACTCATCCACACTCGGATGGAGAGCAGTCACCGATGGAAAG CAGTGTGTTCTACAGCCGGCCATCCTCTCCTAAGAGCGACTCCGAGCTCCTGGTTAGACCCCAAGAGTCGTCTGGGCCTCAGATGCAGTGGAACTGGGGAGGTTTTCCCATG CTGTGTCAATCTGAAAGGACACCAGTGGAGTTACAACATATCTCCCCTTCTGACAGTTCTCATTTCCGCACCATTAAGAGACAGGACTCATTTGACAAGGACTATGAGCCTGTGATCAGCTGTGGCAGAGTGGGCAGTGTAACAGTGGTCCGGCCACAGCCCAGGACTCATTCCCCAGACCTAGGTAGCAACACTATGCAAACCACCCCATTATATATCGAGGAAAACTCTTACACTACCCATTCAACCCCCACTGACCTCTCCAAGTCTTCAGTGGAGATTAATGTGGACTCAACACAGGCACTTGAATTCACATTCGGGGAAGAGGAGAACAGAGAATCCTCTTCGTATTCAGCTAATCTAATTAACGGTACAGATTCTCTTGCTAGCAAAGAAAGCACGATCAGTGTTGTTCATAATAGcactgtgactgacagtgtGACCAAACCAAACAACGCACAAATAAAACTCATTAATGAGAGCAAAGACTGCACAGTCACTGCAACAAGTCCAAGTAGTACAGAGTTATCAAATCCACAACAGCAGGGTGCCTTATCGGTGCAAAGTGAACAGGGTTCCACCAGTAGTGCCCCTGTCAGCGAGGGGGACACTGGGATAGATCCATGTGCTGAGGTAGGGGAGGAGGACAGTggacctggagggactgaaggGTCAGCAGGAGGCTCACTAACCAACAAAACAGAGGGGTTAGCAAACCCTTCTGAGGCATCCTCCAAAGTAGAGCAACAGGACAAGAAGAAAG GTAAACGTAATCACCATCTAGGACCAACAGATATTTACTTAGATGATCTGACCACGTTGGACCCTGAGGTGGCTGCACTCTACTTCCCCAAGAG TGAGACAGAGGGAGCTTCTCAGCACGGGGCAGAGCAGGGCTCCTGCTCAGGGAGCCAGTCGCCTCAGTCAGTGGGCAGCGGGACCATGGACAGCGGTACAGAGTACCTGTCAGATTCCACCTCCTACAACATGGACGTCAGCATGTCCCTCTGCGGACAAGAAGGCGACACAAGCCAAATCACTAAAG AAAAGTTTATGGAGCACATTGTGACATACCAGGATTTTGCCAACAATCCAGGAATCATTGAGGATCCAAGCCTTGTGATCTGCATCAACTCCAA CTATTATAATTGGGCAGTGGCTGCTCCAATGGTCTTGTCAATGACAACGTTCCAGAAAAGCCTTCCCAAG AGTACGATAGAGCGGCTGGTGAAGGACAAGATGCCCAAAAGGTCTGGACGCTGGTGGTTCTGGAGGAGAAGAGACATGGACAATAACCAG CAAAAGAACTTAAAGGAGGAGCAAGAGGAGCCGCTGGCAATTTTGTCTTCCACAGTAAT AGCCACATTGGATGACATCGACAGTGATGAAGTGGCGGGCCTCGGCCGAAAAGCCATGATTACTTCCAGCCTATCAGCAGAAACCCTCAGCGCCACTCAGTGTATCACCCAGATGTACCGCAAATCACTACGTCTGACCTCTAATCAGATa GAGCAGTTAAACCTGCGTGAGGGAGCCAACAAGGTGGTGTTCAGTGTGACCACACAATACCAAGGCACCTGCCGCTGTGAGGCTGCCATCTACCTGTGGAAGTGGGACGATCGCGTCATCATATCAGACATAGACGGCACCATCACTAA gTCTGATGCTCTGGGTCACATTCTACCTCAGTTTGGAAAAGACTGGACACACAAAGGCATCGCCAAACTCTACCACAAAATACACCA AAATGGCTATAAGTTTCTGTATTGTTCAGCACGGGCCATAGGTATGGCTGCCATCACTAAGGACTACCTTCAGTGGGTCAATGACAAAGGTATTGTCCTCCCTCAAGGCCCTGTACTGTTGGCCCCAAGCAGCCTCTTTTCAGCACTACACAG AGAGGTTATTGAGAAGAAGCCGGAGGTGTTTAAAATTGCCTGTCTCAGTGACATCAAGGACCTGTTCAACCCACAGAGAAAGCCCTTCTACGCGGCCTTTGGCAACAGGACTAAC GATGCTTATGCCTACAAGCAGGTTGGGGTGCCTGATACCAGGTTATTTACCGTCAACCCAAAAGGAGAGCTCATCCAGGAGAGGAGTAAAGTCAACAAGTCCTC gtaCAGCCTCCTCAGTGAATTGGTGGAACATTTCTTCCCCATGCTCTCTGTTGAGGGCAGCACATCCTCTGCTTTGGACTGTCCTGAGTACAGCAGTTTCTCCTATTGGAAGGAGCCTCTGCCAGAACTGGATCTAGATGCACTACTgtag
- the LOC144516625 gene encoding phosphatidate phosphatase LPIN2 isoform X3: MESQTMNIVGQFAETVFVTVKELYRGLNPATLTGGIDVIVVRQPDGSFQCSPFHVRFGKLGVLRSKEKIVDIEINGESVDLHMKLGDNGEAFFVEENENKESQVPAHLCTSPIPLEAPEVIEETPEGSSITGSGARRKKRRRKRMRSDTHLREEASSSSDEREREKEWERESDQAGQESPAKEELVTPLQLSKSVYYSLSEEPNEMLGATQTRGTHPHSDGEQSPMESSVFYSRPSSPKSDSELLVRPQESSGPQMQWNWGGFPMLCQSERTPVELQHISPSDSSHFRTIKRQDSFDKDYEPVISCGRVGSVTVVRPQPRTHSPDLGSNTMQTTPLYIEENSYTTHSTPTDLSKSSVEINVDSTQALEFTFGEEENRESSSYSANLINGTDSLASKESTISVVHNSTVTDSVTKPNNAQIKLINESKDCTVTATSPSSTELSNPQQQGALSVQSEQGSTSSAPVSEGDTGIDPCAEVGEEDSGPGGTEGSAGGSLTNKTEGLANPSEASSKVEQQDKKKGKRNHHLGPTDIYLDDLTTLDPEVAALYFPKSETEGASQHGAEQGSCSGSQSPQSVGSGTMDSGTEYLSDSTSYNMDVSMSLCGQEGDTSQITKEKFMEHIVTYQDFANNPGIIEDPSLVICINSNYYNWAVAAPMVLSMTTFQKSLPKSTIERLVKDKMPKRSGRWWFWRRRDMDNNQQKNLKEEQEEPLAILSSTVIATLDDIDSDEVAGLGRKAMITSSLSAETLSATQCITQMYRKSLRLTSNQIEQLNLREGANKVVFSVTTQYQGTCRCEAAIYLWKWDDRVIISDIDGTITKSDALGHILPQFGKDWTHKGIAKLYHKIHQNGYKFLYCSARAIGMAAITKDYLQWVNDKGIVLPQGPVLLAPSSLFSALHREVIEKKPEVFKIACLSDIKDLFNPQRKPFYAAFGNRTNDAYAYKQVGVPDTRLFTVNPKGELIQERSKVNKSSYSLLSELVEHFFPMLSVEGSTSSALDCPEYSSFSYWKEPLPELDLDALL, from the exons ATGGAG TCCCAAACCATGAATATTGTGGGCCAGTTTGCGGAGACGGTGTTTGTGACGGTGAAGGAGCTGTACCGTGGACTTAACCCCGCCACTCTCACCGGAGGGATCGATGTCATTGTGGTGCGACAGCCTGATGGATCATTCCAGTGTTCCCCCTTTCACGTCCGCTTTGGCAAGCTGGGTGTGCTGCGTTCCAAGGAGAAGATT GTGGACATTGAGATCAATGGAGAATCAGTTGACCTGCACATGAAGCTCGGTGACAATGGAGAAGCTTTTTTTGTGgaggaaaatgaaaacaaggag TCCCAGGTCCCAGCCCATCTGTGCACTTCCCCAATTCCTCTTGAGGCCCCTGAGGTGATCGAAGAAACCCCTGAGGGATCCTCCATCACCGGATCTGGCGCCCGCAGGAAGAAACGCCGCCGCAAACGCATGCGTTCTGATACTCACCTGAGAGAAGAGGCCAGCTCCTCATcagatgagagagaaagagagaaggagtgggagagagaaagtgatcAGGCCGGACAGGAAAGTCCTGCTAAAGAAGAGCTCGTCACACCACTGCAACTCAG TAAATCAGTGTACTACTCGCTATCTGAGGAGCCAAATGAGATGCTGGGGGCCACACAGACCAGAGGCACTCATCCACACTCGGATGGAGAGCAGTCACCGATGGAAAG CAGTGTGTTCTACAGCCGGCCATCCTCTCCTAAGAGCGACTCCGAGCTCCTGGTTAGACCCCAAGAGTCGTCTGGGCCTCAGATGCAGTGGAACTGGGGAGGTTTTCCCATG CTGTGTCAATCTGAAAGGACACCAGTGGAGTTACAACATATCTCCCCTTCTGACAGTTCTCATTTCCGCACCATTAAGAGACAGGACTCATTTGACAAGGACTATGAGCCTGTGATCAGCTGTGGCAGAGTGGGCAGTGTAACAGTGGTCCGGCCACAGCCCAGGACTCATTCCCCAGACCTAGGTAGCAACACTATGCAAACCACCCCATTATATATCGAGGAAAACTCTTACACTACCCATTCAACCCCCACTGACCTCTCCAAGTCTTCAGTGGAGATTAATGTGGACTCAACACAGGCACTTGAATTCACATTCGGGGAAGAGGAGAACAGAGAATCCTCTTCGTATTCAGCTAATCTAATTAACGGTACAGATTCTCTTGCTAGCAAAGAAAGCACGATCAGTGTTGTTCATAATAGcactgtgactgacagtgtGACCAAACCAAACAACGCACAAATAAAACTCATTAATGAGAGCAAAGACTGCACAGTCACTGCAACAAGTCCAAGTAGTACAGAGTTATCAAATCCACAACAGCAGGGTGCCTTATCGGTGCAAAGTGAACAGGGTTCCACCAGTAGTGCCCCTGTCAGCGAGGGGGACACTGGGATAGATCCATGTGCTGAGGTAGGGGAGGAGGACAGTggacctggagggactgaaggGTCAGCAGGAGGCTCACTAACCAACAAAACAGAGGGGTTAGCAAACCCTTCTGAGGCATCCTCCAAAGTAGAGCAACAGGACAAGAAGAAAG GTAAACGTAATCACCATCTAGGACCAACAGATATTTACTTAGATGATCTGACCACGTTGGACCCTGAGGTGGCTGCACTCTACTTCCCCAAGAG TGAGACAGAGGGAGCTTCTCAGCACGGGGCAGAGCAGGGCTCCTGCTCAGGGAGCCAGTCGCCTCAGTCAGTGGGCAGCGGGACCATGGACAGCGGTACAGAGTACCTGTCAGATTCCACCTCCTACAACATGGACGTCAGCATGTCCCTCTGCGGACAAGAAGGCGACACAAGCCAAATCACTAAAG AAAAGTTTATGGAGCACATTGTGACATACCAGGATTTTGCCAACAATCCAGGAATCATTGAGGATCCAAGCCTTGTGATCTGCATCAACTCCAA CTATTATAATTGGGCAGTGGCTGCTCCAATGGTCTTGTCAATGACAACGTTCCAGAAAAGCCTTCCCAAG AGTACGATAGAGCGGCTGGTGAAGGACAAGATGCCCAAAAGGTCTGGACGCTGGTGGTTCTGGAGGAGAAGAGACATGGACAATAACCAG CAAAAGAACTTAAAGGAGGAGCAAGAGGAGCCGCTGGCAATTTTGTCTTCCACAGTAAT AGCCACATTGGATGACATCGACAGTGATGAAGTGGCGGGCCTCGGCCGAAAAGCCATGATTACTTCCAGCCTATCAGCAGAAACCCTCAGCGCCACTCAGTGTATCACCCAGATGTACCGCAAATCACTACGTCTGACCTCTAATCAGATa GAGCAGTTAAACCTGCGTGAGGGAGCCAACAAGGTGGTGTTCAGTGTGACCACACAATACCAAGGCACCTGCCGCTGTGAGGCTGCCATCTACCTGTGGAAGTGGGACGATCGCGTCATCATATCAGACATAGACGGCACCATCACTAA gTCTGATGCTCTGGGTCACATTCTACCTCAGTTTGGAAAAGACTGGACACACAAAGGCATCGCCAAACTCTACCACAAAATACACCA AAATGGCTATAAGTTTCTGTATTGTTCAGCACGGGCCATAGGTATGGCTGCCATCACTAAGGACTACCTTCAGTGGGTCAATGACAAAGGTATTGTCCTCCCTCAAGGCCCTGTACTGTTGGCCCCAAGCAGCCTCTTTTCAGCACTACACAG AGAGGTTATTGAGAAGAAGCCGGAGGTGTTTAAAATTGCCTGTCTCAGTGACATCAAGGACCTGTTCAACCCACAGAGAAAGCCCTTCTACGCGGCCTTTGGCAACAGGACTAAC GATGCTTATGCCTACAAGCAGGTTGGGGTGCCTGATACCAGGTTATTTACCGTCAACCCAAAAGGAGAGCTCATCCAGGAGAGGAGTAAAGTCAACAAGTCCTC gtaCAGCCTCCTCAGTGAATTGGTGGAACATTTCTTCCCCATGCTCTCTGTTGAGGGCAGCACATCCTCTGCTTTGGACTGTCCTGAGTACAGCAGTTTCTCCTATTGGAAGGAGCCTCTGCCAGAACTGGATCTAGATGCACTACTgtag